In Bacillus toyonensis BCT-7112, a single window of DNA contains:
- the brnQ4 gene encoding branched-chain amino acid transport system II carrier protein BrnQ4 — translation MKGRLRPGDTVAIGLMLFALFLGAGNLIFPPVLGQQAGENVWIATIGFLVTGVGLPLLAVTAVAFVEGDLKALSSRVHPIFAFIFPLVSYLAIGPFFAIPRTGAVSFEMGMKPFLSDAMVSEWYMLFLFTIFFFGITWYLSLNPSKLVDWFGKFLTPLLVLIVAVIVGKAIIDPIGEPAAPLAAYKENAFFGGFIQGYLTMDAISALVFGIVVVQVIRSKGIKESGQIAKITVVSGIIAVLGLTLIYLSLAYLGSTSTSLGVSENGGLILTNVVNELYGTSGKILLGLVIILACLTTSVGLTSACAGFFTNLFPRLSHKTIVTMVCVFSLIVSNLGLTQLITVTLPVLMIIYPVAIVLIVLSYFHKWIGKRNTIYIGAILGALLISFFNGLESANIKIDAISNVLQMLPLYKEGIGWLIPSCIGGILGFFFYKSNESSELQKKGA, via the coding sequence ATGAAGGGACGATTGAGGCCAGGTGATACGGTAGCAATTGGTTTAATGCTATTTGCATTATTTTTAGGAGCAGGAAATTTAATTTTCCCGCCAGTTTTAGGTCAACAAGCAGGAGAGAATGTTTGGATTGCTACGATAGGATTCCTTGTAACGGGAGTCGGATTACCCCTATTAGCTGTAACAGCTGTCGCGTTTGTAGAGGGGGACTTGAAAGCGCTATCTTCTAGAGTTCACCCTATATTTGCATTTATTTTCCCATTGGTTAGTTATTTAGCAATTGGACCATTTTTCGCAATCCCGCGTACGGGAGCCGTTTCGTTTGAAATGGGTATGAAGCCGTTTTTATCAGATGCAATGGTTTCAGAGTGGTACATGCTATTTCTTTTCACTATATTTTTCTTCGGAATAACGTGGTATTTATCATTAAATCCATCTAAATTAGTCGATTGGTTTGGAAAATTTCTTACACCATTATTAGTATTAATTGTTGCTGTTATTGTCGGGAAAGCAATTATTGATCCAATTGGAGAACCGGCTGCACCTTTAGCTGCTTATAAAGAGAATGCTTTCTTTGGTGGATTTATTCAAGGATATTTAACGATGGATGCGATTAGTGCACTTGTGTTTGGGATTGTTGTAGTACAAGTTATTCGCTCAAAAGGGATAAAAGAGAGCGGACAAATTGCAAAAATAACAGTTGTATCAGGGATTATTGCTGTATTAGGCTTAACGTTAATATATTTATCACTTGCATATCTCGGATCTACAAGTACATCACTTGGTGTGTCGGAGAACGGTGGTCTTATTTTGACGAATGTTGTAAATGAGTTATATGGAACAAGTGGCAAAATTTTATTAGGACTTGTAATTATACTCGCTTGTTTAACAACTTCTGTTGGATTAACATCTGCGTGTGCTGGCTTCTTCACAAACTTATTCCCAAGACTTTCGCATAAAACGATTGTAACTATGGTATGTGTATTTAGTTTAATTGTATCTAACCTAGGGTTAACACAATTAATCACAGTAACATTACCAGTGTTAATGATCATTTATCCAGTTGCAATTGTATTAATCGTTCTTTCATATTTCCATAAATGGATAGGGAAGCGTAATACAATTTACATTGGGGCGATTTTAGGTGCGTTGTTAATTAGTTTCTTTAACGGTTTAGAAAGTGCGAACATTAAAATTGATGCGATTTCTAATGTACTTCAAATGTTACCATTATATAAAGAAGGAATAGGATGGTTAATCCCATCATGTATTGGCGGAATTCTTGGTTTCTTCTTCTATAAATCAAATGAATCAAGTGAATTACAAAAGAAAGGTGCTTAG
- a CDS encoding hemolysin family protein has product MDILNIFLIFVLILISGFFVASEFAVVKVRKSRIDQLANEGNKQALAARSVLSNLDVYLSACQLGITITSLGLGWLGEPTVEHILRPLFEKINMTGTMANTLSFIIAFSVITFFHVVLGELVPKSFAIQKAEAITLKFAKPLILFDKIMYPFIWLLNSAAIFFTKLLGLEPAKENELAHSEEELRLILGESFKSGEINQTEYKYVNNIFEFDDRVAKEIMVPRTEMVCLSTENTLEENMDIVATEKYTRYPIIEKDKDDIIGMINTKEIFHDQTKGIYKPLESYIHPVLTVFETVPIRKTLVHLQKNRVQMAIIMDEYGGTAGLLTMEDILEEIIGEIQDEFDADESPMIEKRTPKLTVLDGKVLISEVNDMFGLHIDDSDLDTIGGWLLSQAVDLNIEAGYSIEYAGFQFKALELDGHQIKKIAVHKLDIKKEL; this is encoded by the coding sequence TTGGACATATTAAATATTTTTCTCATCTTTGTACTTATTCTTATTTCGGGCTTTTTCGTTGCATCAGAATTCGCTGTTGTAAAAGTACGAAAAAGCCGAATTGACCAACTTGCAAATGAAGGTAATAAACAAGCTTTAGCTGCAAGAAGTGTCCTATCTAATTTAGATGTTTATTTATCAGCTTGTCAGCTCGGGATTACGATTACTTCTTTAGGGCTTGGTTGGCTTGGTGAACCGACTGTGGAACATATACTACGACCGCTTTTTGAAAAAATCAACATGACTGGAACAATGGCTAACACGTTATCTTTTATTATTGCTTTTAGCGTTATTACATTTTTCCACGTTGTATTAGGTGAATTAGTTCCAAAGTCTTTCGCAATTCAAAAAGCAGAAGCAATCACACTCAAATTTGCCAAACCACTTATTTTATTTGATAAAATTATGTATCCGTTCATTTGGCTACTCAATAGTGCAGCTATATTTTTCACAAAACTACTCGGTTTAGAGCCAGCGAAAGAAAATGAACTTGCTCATTCAGAAGAGGAATTACGACTCATTTTAGGTGAGAGTTTTAAAAGCGGAGAAATAAACCAAACCGAATATAAATATGTAAATAATATTTTTGAATTTGATGACCGGGTTGCAAAAGAAATCATGGTCCCTCGTACTGAAATGGTTTGCTTATCTACCGAAAATACTTTAGAAGAAAATATGGATATCGTCGCAACTGAAAAATATACACGCTATCCTATAATTGAAAAAGATAAAGATGACATCATCGGGATGATAAATACGAAAGAAATATTTCATGATCAAACAAAAGGTATTTATAAACCACTTGAATCTTATATACATCCCGTACTAACTGTATTTGAAACTGTTCCAATCCGTAAAACATTAGTACATCTTCAAAAGAATCGCGTTCAGATGGCAATCATTATGGATGAATATGGTGGTACTGCTGGGCTTTTAACAATGGAAGATATTCTTGAAGAAATTATTGGAGAAATTCAAGATGAATTTGACGCGGATGAATCACCTATGATTGAAAAGCGTACCCCGAAGCTTACTGTTTTAGATGGAAAAGTACTCATTTCTGAAGTAAATGATATGTTTGGCCTACATATTGATGATAGCGATTTAGATACAATTGGAGGCTGGCTCCTCTCTCAAGCGGTTGACTTAAATATTGAAGCTGGTTATTCTATTGAATATGCTGGGTTTCAATTTAAAGCATTAGAACTTGATGGACATCAAATCAAAAAAATTGCTGTACATAAATTAGATATTAAAAAGGAGTTATAA
- the cls gene encoding cardiolipin synthase: protein MKHFFALILFFIGVFIWMNIDVEMGKKMASEYELGQVRLGEFQLYTNGEELYRRLFEDINNAEKYIYIHFYIVGKDEISREFLQLLEKKASSGVEVKLSVDRIGGYKLKKKILNQLKRKGVQFTFSKKPKLKSIFYSLHQRNHRRIVTIDGKVSYVGGFNIGKEYLGQNPKFGPWRDYHVRINGNGATDMERKFAKDWKEDTGEKMPAHESVPAKGNVKYQYLFSNGKGLWQKYGVLIKQSKKSLIIATPYFVPSKEMMKELKDALHRGVNVKILVPFKSDAVLLKQAAYPYLKDMLHAGAEIYQYRNGFFHGKVTIIDGEIVDIGTANFDNRSFYLNCESNCLIYDKTVVADVWSRLKEDFHKSKQFSEQDFEEISKWDWFLARIANVLASYL from the coding sequence ATGAAGCACTTTTTCGCTCTAATCCTTTTTTTTATAGGTGTATTCATATGGATGAACATCGATGTGGAAATGGGGAAAAAAATGGCTAGTGAATATGAATTAGGACAAGTTCGATTAGGCGAATTTCAACTATATACGAACGGAGAAGAGTTATATAGGAGATTATTTGAGGATATAAACAATGCGGAAAAGTATATATATATTCATTTTTATATTGTAGGTAAAGATGAAATAAGCAGAGAGTTTTTACAGTTATTAGAGAAAAAAGCATCTAGCGGGGTAGAAGTGAAGTTGTCAGTCGACCGTATAGGTGGATATAAGCTGAAGAAAAAGATACTGAATCAATTAAAAAGAAAAGGTGTCCAGTTTACATTTAGTAAAAAACCTAAACTGAAAAGTATATTCTATTCTTTGCATCAACGAAATCATAGACGCATTGTTACGATAGATGGAAAGGTATCATACGTCGGTGGTTTTAATATCGGAAAGGAATACCTTGGACAAAATCCGAAATTTGGTCCATGGCGTGATTATCATGTACGTATCAATGGGAATGGTGCAACTGATATGGAAAGAAAATTTGCTAAAGATTGGAAAGAAGATACCGGGGAAAAAATGCCTGCACATGAAAGTGTACCTGCAAAAGGAAATGTAAAATATCAATATTTGTTTTCAAATGGAAAAGGTTTATGGCAGAAATATGGGGTGCTTATAAAGCAGTCTAAAAAGTCTTTAATAATTGCTACACCTTATTTTGTACCAAGTAAAGAAATGATGAAAGAGTTAAAAGATGCATTACATCGCGGTGTTAATGTAAAAATTCTCGTGCCATTTAAAAGTGATGCCGTATTGTTAAAACAAGCTGCTTATCCGTATTTGAAAGACATGTTACATGCTGGAGCGGAAATTTATCAATATCGCAATGGATTTTTTCATGGGAAAGTAACGATCATTGATGGAGAAATTGTTGATATCGGTACAGCAAATTTTGATAATAGAAGTTTTTATTTAAATTGCGAATCTAACTGTCTCATATATGACAAAACAGTTGTTGCTGACGTATGGAGTCGATTAAAGGAGGATTTTCATAAATCAAAACAATTTTCTGAACAGGATTTTGAGGAAATTAGTAAATGGGATTGGTTTTTAGCAAGAATAGCGAATGTTTTAGCGTCATATTTATAG
- a CDS encoding TIGR03943 family putative permease subunit: MFRAYILLGFTILIAQLHISGNITKYINMKYAYLSTTAAIILGFLTIVQIIIVFQKEHQKEKDQHNCGCDHSHCGHDHSKDENTWWKKVFSYTLFCFPIITGLFFPIATLDSDIVKAKGFHFPVAQAESKDPFMTRQFLRPDTSIYYGKEGYRGVMEKGKKEFVTKDSITLKDEDFLKGMETIYNYPGEFTGKKLSFKGFVFRDDSSKKEQYFLFRFGIIHCVADSGVYGMLVKKPEGVEWNNDDWIQVEGEITTEFYQPFHANIPVLEVTKWNKVEQPKEQYVFRGAD, translated from the coding sequence ATGTTTCGAGCATATATATTATTAGGTTTCACAATATTAATTGCACAGCTTCATATTTCAGGTAATATTACGAAATATATCAATATGAAGTATGCTTATTTATCAACAACAGCAGCCATTATTTTAGGGTTTTTAACGATTGTTCAAATTATTATCGTTTTCCAAAAAGAACATCAAAAAGAAAAAGATCAGCACAATTGTGGTTGCGATCATAGTCACTGCGGGCATGATCATTCGAAAGATGAGAATACATGGTGGAAAAAAGTGTTTTCTTACACATTATTCTGTTTTCCAATCATTACAGGATTGTTTTTCCCAATTGCAACATTAGATTCCGATATTGTTAAGGCGAAGGGATTCCATTTTCCAGTAGCGCAAGCAGAAAGTAAAGATCCATTTATGACAAGGCAATTTCTAAGACCTGATACGAGCATTTATTACGGGAAAGAAGGATACCGTGGTGTAATGGAAAAAGGGAAGAAAGAGTTTGTTACGAAAGACAGTATTACTTTAAAAGATGAAGATTTCTTAAAGGGTATGGAGACGATTTATAACTATCCTGGCGAGTTTACTGGGAAAAAATTATCTTTTAAAGGGTTTGTATTCAGAGATGATTCTTCTAAAAAAGAACAATACTTCTTATTCCGTTTCGGTATTATACACTGTGTAGCAGATTCTGGTGTATATGGTATGTTAGTGAAAAAACCAGAAGGGGTAGAGTGGAATAATGATGACTGGATTCAAGTCGAAGGAGAAATAACAACTGAGTTTTATCAGCCGTTCCATGCAAATATTCCTGTTTTAGAAGTAACGAAATGGAATAAAGTTGAGCAGCCGAAAGAACAATATGTATTTAGAGGAGCCGATTGA
- a CDS encoding acyl-CoA thioesterase yields the protein MTEVKGKTANESRVFKTSRVFPTDLNDHNTLFGGKILAEMDMVASISATRHARKECVTASMDWVDFLHPVRSSDCVSYESFVIWTGRTSMEVFVKVVAEDLISGEKRIAATSFVTFVALSKENNPVPVPRVIPETEEEKELHRIAVLRAEQRNIRKAESKKVATLLTF from the coding sequence ATGACTGAAGTAAAGGGGAAAACAGCTAATGAGTCTAGAGTGTTTAAAACGAGCCGAGTATTTCCAACGGATTTAAATGATCATAATACACTATTTGGTGGAAAAATATTAGCGGAGATGGATATGGTTGCTTCTATTTCAGCAACGAGACATGCAAGAAAAGAATGTGTCACAGCGTCTATGGATTGGGTTGATTTCTTACATCCTGTTCGTTCATCTGATTGCGTTAGTTATGAATCCTTTGTAATTTGGACGGGAAGAACTTCAATGGAAGTTTTTGTGAAGGTAGTGGCTGAAGACTTAATTTCAGGTGAAAAGCGTATAGCTGCAACGTCATTTGTTACATTTGTTGCACTTAGTAAGGAAAATAATCCAGTTCCTGTACCACGAGTTATTCCTGAAACAGAAGAAGAGAAAGAATTACATCGTATTGCTGTATTACGTGCGGAACAACGTAATATTCGTAAGGCAGAGAGTAAGAAAGTAGCCACATTGTTAACTTTTTGA
- a CDS encoding permease, with translation MELFQLPKAFLQMNTIFISILIEALPFVLIGVFISGFIQMFVTEDMVAKWMPKNRFLSVLLATFLGMMFPGCECGIVPIVRRLIGKGVPPYAGIAFMLTGPIINPVVLFATYVAFGSSMHMVWYRSIVAIIVAIIVGIILSFMFKEHQLRDDHFPEVNHKRPLRKKMWEVCTHAVEEFFSMGKYLVLGALIAAAVQTFVQTSTLLAIGQGPFSSSAVMMGLAFILSLCSEADAFIASSFQSTFSTASLVAFLVYGPMVDIKNMFMMLATFKTKFVIVVTVTVTLVVYASSLLIYAMGW, from the coding sequence ATGGAATTGTTTCAATTACCGAAAGCATTCCTGCAAATGAATACAATTTTTATCTCAATATTAATCGAGGCACTTCCGTTTGTGCTAATTGGTGTATTTATTTCAGGATTCATTCAAATGTTTGTGACAGAAGATATGGTGGCAAAATGGATGCCGAAGAACCGATTTCTGTCAGTTTTATTAGCTACTTTTTTAGGCATGATGTTTCCAGGATGTGAATGTGGAATTGTTCCGATTGTAAGACGGTTAATCGGAAAAGGCGTTCCGCCATACGCAGGGATTGCATTTATGTTAACTGGACCGATTATTAATCCGGTTGTACTATTTGCTACATATGTCGCTTTTGGAAGTAGTATGCACATGGTATGGTATCGTTCTATTGTAGCGATTATCGTAGCAATTATCGTTGGAATTATATTATCATTTATGTTTAAAGAACATCAATTACGAGACGATCACTTCCCAGAAGTGAATCATAAGCGTCCGTTACGTAAAAAAATGTGGGAGGTATGTACGCACGCAGTTGAGGAATTCTTCTCAATGGGAAAATACTTAGTACTAGGTGCGTTAATTGCAGCAGCGGTTCAAACGTTTGTACAAACTTCAACACTTCTTGCTATCGGACAAGGGCCGTTTTCTTCATCAGCTGTAATGATGGGACTTGCCTTTATATTATCACTTTGTTCAGAAGCAGATGCATTTATTGCTTCGTCATTCCAAAGTACATTTTCAACAGCATCACTCGTCGCGTTTCTCGTATATGGACCGATGGTGGATATTAAAAATATGTTTATGATGCTTGCGACATTTAAAACAAAATTTGTAATTGTCGTTACAGTTACAGTTACTCTTGTTGTTTATGCAAGCTCACTACTCATTTATGCGATGGGGTGGTAG
- a CDS encoding DUF456 domain-containing protein, whose amino-acid sequence MTVFLTICIIACFIISFLAFIYPIIPGILAVWAGYLIYHFGINGGELTITFWVIQAIFTLFIFVADFIANGYFLKKYGSSKWGERVGMISIIVGSFFFPPFGLIIIPFLSVFFTELMHKKTPKDAFLVGVATVVGFLSSTVAKAILQIIMIIIFVCYIIF is encoded by the coding sequence GTGACTGTTTTCTTAACAATCTGTATCATTGCCTGTTTCATCATTTCATTTCTCGCCTTTATTTACCCTATTATCCCAGGTATCTTAGCTGTATGGGCTGGATATTTGATTTACCATTTTGGTATAAATGGCGGGGAACTAACAATTACTTTTTGGGTCATTCAAGCCATTTTCACCCTATTCATTTTCGTCGCTGATTTTATTGCTAATGGATATTTCCTAAAAAAATATGGAAGTTCAAAATGGGGCGAACGTGTCGGTATGATTTCTATCATTGTTGGATCGTTCTTCTTCCCACCTTTTGGTTTAATAATTATACCGTTCTTATCGGTATTTTTCACAGAGCTCATGCATAAAAAGACGCCAAAAGACGCCTTTCTAGTAGGAGTTGCTACTGTAGTTGGTTTTTTAAGCAGTACTGTAGCGAAAGCTATTCTCCAAATCATTATGATTATCATTTTCGTATGTTATATCATCTTTTAA
- a CDS encoding YjcZ family sporulation protein produces the protein MGFAHGNGFALLVVLFILLIIVGAACFC, from the coding sequence ATGGGCTTCGCACATGGTAATGGATTTGCGCTTTTAGTCGTATTATTTATCCTCTTAATCATCGTCGGTGCTGCTTGCTTCTGCTAA
- the csaA gene encoding chaperone CsaA: MANFEDFLTFDVRIGTVTQAEEFKEARVPAIKLEIDFGELGVKRSSAQITKRYNPEDLIGQQIVAVVNFPPKRVAGFKSEVLVLGGVPEAGDVVLLQPNMELPNGTKIS; encoded by the coding sequence ATGGCTAATTTTGAAGATTTTTTAACTTTTGATGTAAGAATTGGAACAGTAACACAGGCAGAGGAATTTAAAGAAGCGAGAGTACCAGCGATTAAACTAGAAATTGATTTTGGGGAGCTTGGGGTCAAGCGGTCAAGTGCTCAAATTACGAAGAGATATAATCCAGAAGACTTAATTGGTCAGCAAATTGTTGCTGTTGTAAATTTTCCGCCAAAGCGTGTAGCTGGATTTAAATCAGAAGTGCTTGTATTAGGGGGAGTTCCTGAAGCGGGAGATGTTGTGTTGCTTCAGCCTAATATGGAACTGCCAAATGGAACGAAAATTAGTTAG
- the cbpA gene encoding cyclic di-AMP binding protein CbpA: protein MRIKGNYVPKREVLLCSSSITIGEALEHLNKTGYRCVPVLDEKKEKFLGNIYKVDILEYKGSLDESVIQLLNDKEGFVREDSSFFKVFFTIKKLPYLSVVDEKGIFLGILTHKKVFELLEDAWGVHSSKYSVMIGTQDYNGAIQKLSTVLKKYTGIQSLMTFDNDALLVRRIMFTLGEEFEDGELETLQKDLEDHGFRVVYVEEMNNPREVETIE, encoded by the coding sequence ATGAGGATTAAAGGGAATTACGTGCCGAAAAGGGAAGTTTTACTGTGCTCAAGTTCGATTACGATAGGGGAAGCATTGGAGCATTTAAATAAAACAGGGTATCGTTGTGTACCAGTTTTAGATGAAAAAAAAGAGAAATTTTTAGGGAATATATATAAAGTAGATATTTTAGAATATAAAGGATCACTTGACGAAAGTGTAATACAATTATTGAACGATAAAGAAGGATTTGTGAGAGAAGATTCATCTTTCTTTAAAGTATTTTTTACAATAAAAAAATTACCTTATTTATCAGTAGTTGACGAAAAAGGAATTTTCCTTGGAATTTTAACGCATAAAAAAGTTTTTGAGTTATTAGAAGATGCATGGGGCGTTCATTCTAGTAAATATTCTGTCATGATTGGAACGCAAGACTATAATGGAGCGATCCAAAAGTTATCGACAGTTTTGAAGAAATACACTGGTATTCAAAGTTTAATGACTTTTGATAATGATGCTCTATTAGTTCGTAGAATTATGTTTACATTAGGAGAAGAGTTTGAAGATGGTGAATTAGAAACACTTCAAAAAGATTTAGAAGATCATGGATTTAGAGTTGTGTATGTAGAAGAGATGAATAATCCACGTGAAGTAGAAACGATAGAGTAA
- a CDS encoding NAD(P)-dependent oxidoreductase: MKVCVLGATGRVGSEIMKLALKDSSEVTAFVRDLNRMEIEHDRLHVIEGNILNENDIKKAIEGCDIVISALGTDGNGTLAKSMPNIIKYMEKEGVKKIITIGTAGILQARTNPNVYRFQSSESKRKTTAAAEDHLAAYKALHNSDLCWTIVCPTHLIDGEITGVYRTEQHILPEDGAKITVGDTAHFTWDLCNENIYENSRVGISY; the protein is encoded by the coding sequence ATGAAAGTATGTGTATTGGGAGCGACAGGTAGAGTAGGTTCGGAAATAATGAAATTAGCATTAAAGGATTCATCCGAAGTGACGGCATTCGTTCGTGATTTAAATAGAATGGAAATAGAACATGACAGGTTACATGTTATAGAAGGAAATATATTAAACGAAAACGATATAAAGAAAGCGATAGAAGGATGTGATATCGTAATTAGCGCTCTTGGAACGGATGGAAATGGGACATTAGCAAAGAGTATGCCAAATATTATAAAGTATATGGAAAAAGAAGGCGTTAAGAAAATTATTACGATAGGAACAGCTGGTATTTTACAAGCGAGAACAAATCCAAATGTATATCGTTTCCAATCATCGGAATCAAAAAGGAAAACGACAGCAGCAGCAGAGGATCATTTAGCTGCATATAAGGCGCTTCATAATAGTGATTTATGTTGGACCATTGTTTGTCCGACGCATTTAATAGACGGTGAGATAACGGGGGTATATCGCACTGAACAACATATATTGCCAGAAGATGGAGCGAAAATTACAGTTGGTGATACAGCACATTTTACATGGGATTTATGCAATGAAAATATATATGAAAATAGTCGAGTTGGTATTTCATATTAA
- a CDS encoding spore coat protein, with the protein MDCMKELMKYSYMLIYKVGEYTEKIRDEELKDIIQHHLPYMLQAYNEQVNFQEGENVQHITYEPISFHLSEMEMEKEIDNTYTEDIQIAICYISHLKRLALKFAQVAVEVANPEFRSFLENCFLKMNRYAYSVWQYVVKKEYKITHIYENEKFA; encoded by the coding sequence ATGGACTGTATGAAAGAATTAATGAAGTATAGTTACATGTTAATTTATAAAGTAGGAGAGTATACTGAAAAAATCCGGGATGAAGAATTAAAGGATATAATACAGCACCATTTACCGTATATGTTACAAGCATATAATGAACAAGTGAATTTTCAAGAAGGAGAAAATGTACAGCATATAACATATGAACCAATTTCGTTTCATTTGTCTGAAATGGAAATGGAAAAGGAAATAGATAATACATATACAGAAGATATCCAAATTGCAATCTGTTATATTTCACATTTGAAACGATTAGCATTAAAGTTTGCTCAAGTTGCAGTGGAAGTTGCAAATCCAGAATTTCGTTCGTTTTTAGAAAACTGTTTCCTGAAAATGAATCGTTACGCTTATAGTGTGTGGCAATATGTTGTGAAGAAGGAATATAAAATTACACATATATATGAAAACGAGAAATTTGCATAA
- a CDS encoding DUF1572 domain-containing protein, with protein MDIGREYLQCAISNFKTTKQQGERALSQLSYEQIQWSSHEETNSIAIIMKHLHGNMRSRWTDFLTSDGEKVDRDRDGEFEGGYSSKEEALAAWQEGWEYVFNTMNTIMPEHLLKTVYIRGEAHTVLQAIERQISHYALHIGQIIYIGKMLKENEWECLSIPKGQSTRYVEKKRST; from the coding sequence ATGGATATCGGACGAGAATATTTACAATGTGCCATTTCTAATTTCAAAACAACAAAGCAGCAAGGAGAACGGGCACTTTCTCAATTATCATACGAACAAATACAATGGTCTTCTCATGAAGAAACAAATAGCATAGCGATTATAATGAAACATTTGCACGGTAATATGCGTTCCAGATGGACGGATTTTTTAACATCTGATGGTGAAAAAGTTGATCGTGACCGAGATGGTGAATTTGAAGGAGGCTATTCTTCAAAGGAAGAAGCCCTTGCAGCGTGGCAAGAAGGATGGGAATACGTTTTTAATACGATGAATACTATAATGCCGGAACATCTATTGAAGACGGTATACATTCGTGGTGAAGCACATACGGTCCTGCAAGCAATTGAAAGGCAAATTTCTCATTATGCTTTGCATATTGGACAGATTATTTACATCGGTAAAATGTTAAAAGAAAATGAGTGGGAATGTTTAAGCATTCCTAAAGGACAGTCCACTCGTTATGTAGAGAAAAAACGTTCAACATAA
- the spoIIP gene encoding stage II sporulation protein SpoIIP: protein MNRGFFYVKFTSVRKLVLFIITTVLATFFLISMMVTSMKETKSTYLYNWLNELSMNGYMYVLGKENHYFTQEYRNLNQDFSISSFLFSMATNIRFNDVRSFVGKELPGFGKYDTEIVIAGEGTNYSNLPIESSVPLEEVVKERTGEGGQAPKPDTNKEKKQPAQTTGKRQVAFIYHSHSWESYLPLLNLTNDPNPNKATSSVTNISIVGDRFREQLESEGIGSTNDKTDVGQRLISKGLNSNSSYKMSREIVQEAMAGNKELQYFFDLHRDSARKNVTTKTIGDKSYAKLAFVIGKGNKNYEKNLQLATALHETISKKYPGMSRGVIQKGFQTGNGVYNQDLSGQAILIEVGGVDNTEEELNRSIDALAKAFGEYFWQAEKVNG from the coding sequence ATGAATCGAGGCTTTTTTTATGTGAAGTTTACAAGTGTACGTAAGTTAGTTTTATTTATTATTACTACGGTACTAGCGACTTTTTTTCTTATTAGTATGATGGTAACCTCTATGAAAGAGACAAAGTCAACGTATTTATATAATTGGTTAAATGAGTTATCGATGAATGGCTACATGTATGTTCTTGGAAAAGAAAATCATTATTTTACACAAGAGTATCGAAATTTGAATCAAGATTTTTCAATCTCTTCGTTTCTCTTTTCTATGGCTACGAATATTCGTTTTAACGATGTACGTAGTTTTGTCGGAAAAGAGCTTCCTGGCTTTGGTAAGTACGATACAGAAATCGTTATCGCAGGTGAGGGAACAAATTATTCTAACTTACCGATAGAGTCGAGTGTTCCTCTTGAAGAAGTAGTGAAAGAACGGACTGGAGAAGGTGGACAAGCGCCAAAGCCTGATACGAATAAAGAGAAAAAACAACCAGCTCAAACGACTGGAAAAAGACAAGTTGCATTTATATATCATTCGCATAGCTGGGAATCTTATTTGCCGTTACTGAACTTAACGAATGATCCAAACCCGAATAAAGCGACAAGTTCTGTAACGAATATTTCCATAGTCGGCGACCGATTTCGTGAACAATTAGAAAGCGAAGGAATCGGATCTACTAACGATAAGACTGACGTTGGTCAAAGGTTAATTAGTAAAGGGTTAAATAGTAATAGTTCTTACAAAATGTCACGGGAAATTGTACAAGAAGCGATGGCTGGTAATAAAGAATTACAATACTTCTTCGATTTACACCGTGATAGTGCACGAAAAAATGTAACAACAAAAACAATTGGAGATAAATCATATGCTAAGCTTGCTTTTGTAATTGGAAAAGGTAACAAAAACTATGAAAAAAACTTACAATTAGCAACTGCGTTACACGAGACGATTAGTAAGAAATATCCGGGAATGAGCCGTGGTGTAATTCAAAAAGGATTCCAAACAGGGAATGGAGTTTACAATCAAGACCTATCAGGACAAGCGATATTAATTGAAGTTGGCGGGGTAGATAATACAGAGGAGGAATTAAATCGATCAATTGATGCACTTGCTAAGGCATTTGGTGAATATTTTTGGCAAGCGGAAAAAGTGAATGGATAA